The following coding sequences lie in one Bacteroidota bacterium genomic window:
- a CDS encoding DUF5018 domain-containing protein: protein MLHFTYGALFTQSKNYTSIGLKIFLLILFLTAGLFMGRPYGLRAQIFAPEGLNIPGTWNGWTNPPTNNMALASSTQVSGGRVTKITTGTPRYQTWFSVAASGADLVGGNHTWLFTSGPAGNPWANKWAGVNVSMNTLQSYTYNSGADNSITLTNGRFYTVNWRDNGYAGTQAIFMETSAAPVNLISLSEPTGILAGQQATITLTVDATPSPEEIFYLRYTTNAWNSSSVVTFSMSGLSGTATIPGQSAGAEVEYYAFSSTVSGISSDYDMLTLKLNNNGGSNYSYTVSGLSTQAEILSFSLPEQTAPATINSSAATVSIEVAHGTDVTSLTPTITVSTGATISPASGVSQNFSSPVAYTVTAQDGTTTKNWTVNVSVAAPPPPNYGLRDDGGVNLPTLTYWYSGQTSDITQQGSAFHSQNFGSISAFLFKGASIKTWKAAGGDVTGAQFNYKVWNTSDPEPASYTVRNVGWTSDDGGGDQTWANFGDPIDLGAGLSPGTYNVKILFSITGTGIPGMTENGPFSAQFTFVVLSNAAEILSFSLPEQTAPATINSSAATVSIEVAHGTNVTSLTPTITVSTGATISPASGVSQNFSSPVVYTVTAQDGTTTKNWTVNVSVAAPPPPNYGLRDDGGVNLPTLTYWYSGQASDITQQGNAFHSQNFGSISAFLFKGASIKTWKAAGGDVTGAQFNYKVWNTSDPEPASYTVRNVGWTSDDGGGDQTWASFGDPIDLGAGLSPGTYNVKILFSITGTGIPGMTENGPFSAQFTFVVLSNAAEILSFSLPEQTAPATINSSAATVSIEVAHGTDVTSLTPIITVSNGATISPASGVTQNFSSPVVYTVTAQDGTTTKNWTVSVSVAAPPPPNYGLRDDGGVNLPTLTYWYSGQTSDITQQGSAFHSQNFGSISAFLFKGASIKTWKAAGGDVTGAQFNYKVWSTSDPEPASYTVRNVGWTSDDGGGDQTWASFGDPIDLGAGLSPGTYNVKILFSITGTGIPGMTENGPFSAQFTFVVLSNAAEILSFSLPEQTAPATINSSAATVSIEVAHGTNVTSLTPTITVSTGATISPASGVSQNFSSPVVYTVTAQDGTTTKNWTVSVSVAAPTPIAWANLQWPPNGNIQPGQEFIVYAQVYADGITNQPGQASGMQAWIGYSSTNTDPSGWTNWVPAAYLGDVGNNDEYSFNLGGVINTDGIYYYASRFSLNNQPFVYGGYSSGGGGFWNGNTNVSGTLVVASAPLTYPVTFTVVDGTQSYTDIRLKGQMTSWNPVPMVQGPAHTWTLTLNLNPGSYEWGAIQHDGSPDGVWLIQGPNLVVNVAADGNISGTTTYNIPAPPQSSIAWANLQWPPSATIEPSQTLNVYGKVFIPGVTGLPVAPAGLQAWVGYSSANTNPNTWTNWVPAAFNGPSGNDSEFRADIGSLIPANGTYYYATRFKYQDQDFVYGGYSSGGGGFWNGTTNLSGVLTVGVNINCDDFRGVVYTLPSFPVQNQTVTIYFDATKGNGALLNYTGDVYAHTAVITNLSSSDADWRYTKTGWGENSPSTLLSRLSDNLYSLTIPNPRTYYGVPANEQILKMVFVFRSAAADAQGNWLVHKQSDGSDIYVKLYQPGLNVKFNNPLSRQTLLSSSATLPVCIEANGHSQLSFYINSTLVRQTTAGNLTYQVSYQQMPAGTNWIKAVASNGSLTVRDSVEVYVRGAVSIAHLPPGVKKGINYVDNSTVTLVLHDPIAQKQFSYVIGDFNNWTISDEGYMKRTPDGTHYWITISGLTPGEEYGFQYLIDGTLRLADPYSELILDPWNDPWISPNKYPNLKPYPTGKTEGIVTLIQPGRTPYNWQVPNFVPPALNNTQSDLLIYELLVRDFNDNRSIIEAIEKLDYLKSIGVNAIQLMPIMEFDGNNSWGYSTNFFFATDKYYGTRDAYKQFIDAAHQRGMAVILDVVMNHAFGLNPFVKMYFDPNYGGYGAPAANNPWLNQQSPHPYSVGYDFNHESPHTRQFFKDFLQYWLTEFKVDGFRIDLSKGLTQNFSGGDLGAWNAYDQSRINILMDYYGHIKWVNPNAYVILEHFANNDEETVLANAGMMLWSAMHYNYKQVAMGWENNSNVAWAYHGTRGWNFPNLIDYMESHDEERMVYEALAYGNQSQWYNLRDSLTAVRHQEQALVLFMGIPGPKMIWQFQEMGYDYSIFYGGDRTAPKPPRWDYLDNPVRERVARVIRGMADLRRSDAFRFGNFAHDLGGLGKRMWITHPSMDVVICVNMGVFGFDMIPNFTKPGTWYDYFSGEVINVSNPATHSFFFGPGDYRVFTSVPLPKPWHNLIVNVRDATNNQPIANALVQLANAGSRLTGTNGQAQFLALPGNNSITASKFGYLTGNQSFVVNSPTEITILLNPGWDPANNFANLQWPPSAELIEGESVNVYAQVQVQDLTPGPDGYEEMLVWIGYHSSNTHPNTWTNWIPATYNGISSFTGRPEYTAAIGSNLPAGTYYYASRFQLPDQPFIYGGWSADGGGFWDGTTNISGVLTISTPPPPGITFANLQWPPSASIPVGGSVTVYAQVQATGVNLGTSGYEGLSAWIGYGAPGTAPSTWTNWIPASYNGISGFTGRPEYTASIGSELPEGLYDYASRFLIGGRNFVYGGFSASGGGFWDGSTNVSGVLTVNGTPPVPSIGWANLQGPASGTITPGQNFSVFGQVWIENTTGSGNPTPGLQAWVGYASENTNPNTWTNWVPATYDGAVGNNDRFVAEIGSLINNEGTYYYATRYQYLDQPFVYGGLNGPWDAGSSPSGVLTVTTTPPDPEITFANLQWPPSASIPVGGSVTVYAQVEATGVNLGTSGYEGLSAWIGYGAPGTAPSTWTNWIPASYNGISGFTGRPEYTASIGNDLPEGLYDYASRFLIGGRSFVYGGFSNDGGGFWDGTTNVSGVLTVSGTPPVPSIGWANLQGPASGTITPGQNFSVFGQVWIENTTGSGNPTPGLQAWVGYASENTNPNTWTNWVPATYDGAVGNNDRFVAEIGSLINNEGTYYYATRYQYLDQPFVYGGLNGPWDANSSPSGVLTVTTTPPDPEITFANLQWPPSASIPVGGSVTVYAQVQATGVNLGTSGYEGLSAWIGYGAPGTAPSTWTNWIPASYNGISGFTGRPEYTASIGSDLPEGLYDYASRFLIGGRNFVYGGFSASGGGFWDGSTNVSGVLTVGGTPPVPSIGWANLQGPASGTITPGQNFSVFGQVWVENTTGTGNPTPGLQAWVGYASENTNPNTWTNWVPATYDGAVGNNDRFVAEIGSLITSVGTYYYATRYQYLDQPFVYGGLNGPWDAGSSPSGVLTVTTTPPDPEITFANLQWPPSASIPVGGSVTVYAQLEATGVNLSTSGYEGLSAWIGYGAPGTAPSTWTNWIPASYNGISGFTGRPEYTASIGSELPEGLYDYASRFLIGGRSFVYGGFSNDGGGFWDGSTNVSGVLTVSGTPPVPSIGWANLQGPASGTITPGQNFSVFGQVWIENTTGSGNPTPGLQAWVGYASENTNPNTWTNWVPATYDGAVGNNDRFVAEIGSLITSVGTYYYATRYQYLDQPFVYGGLNGPWDAGSSPSGVLTVTTTPPDPEITFANLQWPPSASIPVGGSVTVYAQVQATGVNLGTSGYEGLSAWIGYGAPGTAPSTWTNWIPASYNGISGFTGRPEYTASIGSELPEGLYDYASRFLIGGRNFVYGGFSASGGGFWDGSTNVSGVLTVNGTPPVPSIGWANLQGPASGTITPGQNFSVFGQVWIENTTGSGNPTPDCKPGWAMLPKIPTPTPGPTGFRLPTTVPWATTTALWRRLVRSILRLEPIIMPHVTNTLTSHLSMADSTGRGMPAAVLRVC from the coding sequence ATGTTGCACTTTACGTACGGAGCTCTCTTTACACAGTCGAAGAATTATACCTCTATTGGTCTGAAGATTTTCCTGCTGATTTTGTTCCTCACGGCAGGCTTGTTTATGGGTCGGCCGTATGGTTTGCGGGCTCAGATATTTGCACCTGAGGGGCTCAACATACCGGGCACCTGGAACGGATGGACCAACCCACCAACCAACAATATGGCGCTGGCCAGTTCGACCCAGGTCAGTGGTGGCCGCGTGACAAAAATCACCACAGGAACACCTCGTTACCAGACCTGGTTCAGTGTGGCGGCCAGCGGAGCCGACCTCGTGGGTGGCAACCATACCTGGTTGTTCACCAGCGGCCCGGCCGGAAACCCCTGGGCCAACAAATGGGCAGGCGTAAATGTGAGCATGAATACCCTTCAAAGCTACACCTACAACAGCGGGGCAGATAACAGCATCACCCTAACCAACGGCAGGTTTTACACCGTCAACTGGCGCGACAACGGCTATGCCGGCACGCAGGCCATTTTTATGGAGACCAGCGCTGCTCCGGTGAACCTGATAAGCCTTTCTGAGCCAACCGGCATACTGGCAGGTCAGCAGGCCACCATCACGCTGACGGTGGATGCCACCCCTTCGCCTGAGGAAATTTTTTACCTGCGATATACCACCAATGCATGGAACAGTTCATCGGTGGTCACTTTCAGCATGTCGGGTCTGAGCGGTACTGCCACCATTCCGGGCCAGAGTGCGGGCGCTGAGGTGGAATATTACGCTTTCAGCTCGACCGTGAGCGGCATTTCCTCCGACTACGACATGCTGACGTTGAAGCTCAACAATAATGGTGGAAGCAATTATTCTTACACAGTCAGTGGCCTGAGTACGCAAGCCGAAATCCTCAGCTTCAGCCTGCCCGAACAAACCGCACCGGCCACCATCAACAGCAGCGCGGCCACCGTGAGCATCGAGGTGGCCCATGGCACCGATGTGACCAGCCTCACGCCCACCATCACCGTATCCACAGGCGCCACCATCAGCCCGGCCAGCGGGGTGAGTCAGAACTTCAGCAGTCCGGTGGCCTATACTGTGACAGCTCAGGACGGCACCACCACCAAAAACTGGACCGTAAACGTGAGCGTGGCGGCGCCTCCTCCACCCAATTATGGCCTGCGCGACGACGGGGGCGTCAACCTGCCCACCTTAACATATTGGTATTCAGGACAGACCTCAGACATCACCCAGCAGGGCAGCGCCTTCCACAGCCAGAACTTCGGATCAATCAGCGCCTTCCTCTTCAAAGGCGCCAGCATCAAGACCTGGAAAGCCGCCGGAGGCGATGTCACCGGCGCGCAGTTCAACTACAAGGTATGGAACACCTCCGACCCTGAGCCGGCAAGCTATACCGTGCGCAATGTGGGCTGGACCAGCGACGACGGTGGCGGCGACCAGACCTGGGCCAACTTTGGCGACCCCATCGACCTGGGAGCTGGCCTCAGTCCGGGTACCTACAACGTGAAGATCCTCTTTTCCATCACCGGTACCGGTATTCCGGGCATGACTGAAAACGGGCCGTTCAGTGCACAGTTTACCTTTGTGGTGCTGAGCAATGCCGCCGAAATCCTCAGCTTTAGTCTGCCCGAACAGACCGCACCGGCCACCATCAACAGCAGCGCGGCCACCGTGAGCATCGAGGTGGCCCATGGCACCAATGTAACCAGCCTCACGCCCACCATCACCGTCTCCACAGGCGCCACCATCAGCCCGGCCAGCGGGGTGAGTCAGAACTTCAGCAGTCCGGTGGTCTATACTGTGACAGCTCAGGATGGCACCACCACCAAAAACTGGACCGTAAACGTGAGCGTGGCGGCCCCTCCTCCACCCAACTATGGCCTGCGCGACGACGGGGGCGTCAACCTGCCAACCTTAACTTACTGGTATTCAGGACAGGCTTCGGACATCACCCAGCAGGGCAACGCCTTCCACAGCCAGAACTTCGGATCAATCAGCGCCTTCCTCTTCAAAGGCGCCAGCATCAAGACCTGGAAAGCCGCCGGAGGCGATGTCACCGGCGCGCAGTTCAACTATAAGGTTTGGAACACCTCCGACCCTGAGCCGGCCAGCTATACTGTGCGCAACGTGGGCTGGACCAGCGACGACGGAGGCGGCGACCAGACCTGGGCCAGCTTCGGCGACCCCATCGACCTGGGAGCTGGCCTCAGTCCGGGTACCTACAACGTGAAGATCCTCTTTTCCATCACCGGTACCGGTATTCCGGGCATGACTGAAAACGGGCCATTCAGTGCACAGTTTACCTTTGTGGTGCTGAGCAATGCCGCCGAAATCCTCAGCTTCAGCCTGCCCGAACAAACCGCACCGGCCACCATCAACAGCAGCGCGGCCACCGTGAGCATCGAAGTAGCCCATGGCACCGATGTGACCAGCCTCACGCCCATCATCACCGTTTCCAACGGCGCCACCATCAGCCCGGCCAGCGGTGTGACCCAAAACTTCAGCAGTCCGGTGGTCTATACTGTGACAGCTCAGGACGGCACCACCACCAAAAACTGGACGGTGAGCGTGAGCGTGGCGGCCCCTCCTCCGCCCAACTATGGCCTGCGCGACGACGGGGGCGTCAACCTGCCAACCTTAACTTACTGGTATTCAGGACAGACCTCAGACATCACCCAGCAGGGCAGCGCCTTCCACAGCCAGAACTTCGGATCAATCAGTGCCTTCCTCTTCAAAGGCGCCAGCATCAAGACCTGGAAAGCTGCCGGAGGCGATGTCACCGGCGCGCAGTTCAACTATAAGGTTTGGAGCACCTCCGACCCTGAGCCGGCCAGCTATACCGTGCGCAATGTGGGCTGGACCAGCGACGACGGAGGCGGCGACCAGACCTGGGCCAGCTTCGGCGACCCCATCGACCTGGGAGCTGGCCTCAGTCCGGGTACCTACAACGTGAAGATCCTCTTCTCCATCACCGGTACCGGTATTCCGGGCATGACTGAAAACGGGCCGTTCAGTGCACAGTTTACCTTTGTGGTGCTGAGCAATGCCGCCGAAATCCTCAGCTTCAGCCTGCCCGAACAGACCGCACCGGCCACCATCAACAGCAGCGCGGCCACCGTGAGCATCGAGGTGGCCCATGGCACCAATGTGACCAGCCTCACGCCCACCATCACCGTCTCCACAGGCGCCACCATCAGCCCGGCCAGCGGGGTGAGTCAGAACTTCAGCAGTCCGGTGGTCTATACTGTGACAGCTCAGGATGGCACCACCACCAAAAACTGGACGGTGAGCGTGAGCGTGGCGGCGCCCACCCCCATCGCCTGGGCCAACCTGCAATGGCCACCCAATGGAAACATCCAGCCCGGTCAGGAATTTATCGTTTACGCCCAGGTGTATGCCGACGGCATCACCAACCAGCCCGGTCAGGCAAGTGGCATGCAGGCCTGGATAGGTTACAGCTCCACCAATACCGACCCATCCGGCTGGACCAACTGGGTTCCGGCTGCTTACCTCGGTGATGTGGGGAACAATGACGAATACAGCTTCAACCTTGGCGGGGTGATCAACACTGACGGAATTTACTACTACGCTTCCCGCTTTAGTCTGAACAATCAACCCTTTGTGTACGGAGGTTACAGCAGCGGCGGGGGCGGATTCTGGAATGGAAACACCAACGTGAGTGGCACGCTTGTGGTGGCTTCTGCGCCGCTGACCTATCCGGTAACTTTTACTGTGGTGGATGGCACACAGTCGTACACCGACATCCGCCTGAAGGGTCAGATGACCAGCTGGAATCCTGTGCCCATGGTGCAGGGACCTGCCCACACGTGGACATTGACCCTCAACCTGAACCCCGGAAGCTACGAATGGGGCGCCATTCAGCACGACGGGAGTCCCGATGGCGTCTGGCTGATTCAGGGACCTAACCTGGTGGTGAATGTAGCTGCTGACGGAAACATCTCAGGAACAACAACTTACAACATACCTGCACCTCCGCAGTCGAGCATCGCATGGGCCAACCTGCAGTGGCCGCCCAGTGCCACCATCGAGCCTTCGCAAACCTTGAATGTGTATGGCAAGGTCTTCATCCCCGGCGTAACCGGACTGCCGGTGGCGCCTGCCGGATTGCAGGCCTGGGTGGGTTACAGCAGCGCCAACACCAACCCCAACACCTGGACCAACTGGGTTCCGGCGGCATTCAACGGTCCCTCGGGCAACGACAGCGAATTCAGGGCCGACATCGGCTCGCTGATACCCGCCAACGGCACCTATTATTACGCCACCCGCTTTAAATATCAGGATCAGGACTTTGTGTATGGAGGCTACAGCAGTGGCGGAGGCGGATTCTGGAACGGCACCACCAACCTCAGCGGGGTGCTCACCGTAGGCGTGAACATCAACTGTGATGACTTCAGGGGAGTCGTTTACACCCTTCCTTCGTTCCCTGTTCAAAACCAGACTGTTACCATTTATTTTGACGCCACAAAGGGCAATGGCGCCTTGCTGAACTATACCGGTGATGTGTATGCGCATACCGCTGTCATCACCAACCTGAGCAGCAGCGATGCCGACTGGCGCTACACCAAAACCGGCTGGGGTGAAAACAGTCCCTCGACCTTGCTTTCGCGACTGAGCGACAACCTCTACAGCCTGACCATCCCCAACCCCCGCACCTATTATGGGGTGCCAGCTAATGAACAAATCCTCAAGATGGTCTTCGTCTTTCGTTCAGCAGCTGCCGATGCCCAGGGCAACTGGCTGGTACACAAGCAGAGCGACGGAAGCGATATCTACGTAAAACTCTATCAACCAGGACTTAACGTCAAATTTAACAATCCGCTTTCCCGGCAGACCTTACTTAGCAGTTCGGCCACCTTGCCGGTTTGCATCGAAGCCAACGGCCACAGCCAGCTGAGTTTTTACATCAACAGCACCCTGGTTCGCCAGACCACTGCCGGCAACCTGACCTACCAGGTTTCGTACCAGCAGATGCCCGCCGGCACCAACTGGATCAAAGCCGTGGCCAGCAATGGCAGCCTCACGGTACGCGACTCCGTGGAGGTGTACGTCAGGGGAGCTGTCAGCATCGCACATCTGCCGCCGGGCGTAAAGAAAGGCATCAACTACGTGGACAACAGCACCGTAACCCTGGTGCTTCACGACCCCATTGCGCAAAAGCAGTTTAGCTATGTGATCGGTGACTTCAACAACTGGACCATCAGCGATGAGGGATACATGAAACGTACCCCCGACGGCACACATTACTGGATCACCATCAGCGGACTGACACCAGGCGAAGAATATGGTTTTCAGTACCTTATTGATGGCACCCTGCGACTGGCCGATCCTTATTCCGAACTTATCCTCGACCCATGGAACGACCCCTGGATCTCGCCGAATAAATATCCCAACCTGAAGCCCTATCCCACTGGGAAAACGGAAGGTATAGTGACCCTCATCCAACCAGGTCGTACGCCTTACAACTGGCAGGTGCCCAACTTCGTGCCACCGGCCCTGAACAACACCCAGTCGGATCTGCTTATTTACGAGCTGCTTGTGCGCGATTTCAATGATAACCGTTCCATTATCGAGGCCATCGAAAAACTCGACTATCTTAAAAGTATAGGCGTCAATGCCATACAGCTGATGCCCATCATGGAGTTCGATGGCAACAACAGCTGGGGCTATTCGACCAATTTCTTCTTCGCGACCGACAAGTATTACGGTACCCGCGATGCGTACAAGCAGTTCATCGATGCGGCCCATCAAAGGGGCATGGCTGTCATTCTGGACGTGGTGATGAACCACGCCTTTGGGCTCAATCCGTTTGTAAAAATGTATTTCGACCCCAACTATGGCGGTTACGGCGCCCCGGCAGCCAACAATCCATGGCTCAACCAGCAGTCGCCCCACCCCTACAGTGTGGGATACGATTTCAACCACGAAAGCCCGCATACCCGTCAGTTCTTCAAGGATTTTCTGCAATACTGGCTCACCGAATTCAAAGTCGATGGCTTCCGCATCGACCTCTCGAAAGGACTTACACAGAATTTCAGCGGGGGCGACCTGGGCGCATGGAACGCATACGACCAGAGCCGCATCAACATCCTGATGGATTACTATGGCCACATTAAATGGGTGAACCCCAATGCGTATGTGATTCTGGAGCACTTTGCCAACAACGACGAGGAAACTGTGCTGGCCAATGCCGGCATGATGCTCTGGAGCGCCATGCATTACAACTACAAGCAGGTGGCCATGGGTTGGGAGAACAACAGCAATGTGGCCTGGGCCTACCATGGCACACGTGGCTGGAATTTCCCCAACCTGATCGACTACATGGAAAGTCACGACGAGGAGCGCATGGTGTATGAGGCTTTGGCCTACGGCAACCAGTCGCAATGGTACAACCTGCGCGACAGCCTCACTGCCGTCCGCCATCAGGAACAGGCCCTGGTGCTCTTCATGGGCATACCCGGCCCGAAGATGATCTGGCAGTTCCAGGAGATGGGTTACGATTACAGCATCTTTTATGGCGGCGACCGCACGGCACCCAAACCTCCCCGCTGGGACTACCTCGACAATCCAGTACGTGAGCGTGTGGCCAGGGTCATCCGCGGTATGGCCGACCTGCGCAGAAGCGACGCCTTCCGCTTTGGCAATTTTGCCCATGACCTGGGCGGATTGGGCAAACGCATGTGGATCACCCACCCGAGCATGGATGTGGTCATCTGCGTCAACATGGGGGTATTCGGGTTCGATATGATACCCAATTTCACCAAACCCGGCACCTGGTACGACTACTTCAGCGGCGAAGTAATCAATGTAAGCAATCCGGCCACCCACTCCTTCTTCTTTGGGCCGGGCGATTACCGGGTGTTTACCAGCGTCCCGCTTCCCAAACCCTGGCACAACCTGATTGTGAACGTGCGCGATGCCACCAACAACCAACCCATTGCCAACGCCCTCGTGCAGCTGGCAAATGCCGGATCGCGCCTCACCGGAACCAATGGCCAGGCGCAATTCCTCGCGCTGCCCGGCAACAACAGCATCACAGCCTCGAAATTCGGTTACCTCACCGGAAACCAAAGCTTCGTCGTCAACTCGCCCACCGAAATAACCATCCTGCTCAATCCCGGCTGGGACCCGGCCAACAACTTTGCCAACCTGCAATGGCCACCCAGCGCCGAACTCATCGAAGGTGAGTCGGTAAACGTTTATGCCCAGGTGCAGGTGCAGGACCTGACGCCAGGCCCGGATGGCTACGAAGAAATGCTGGTGTGGATAGGATACCACAGCAGCAATACCCATCCAAACACATGGACTAACTGGATACCAGCTACTTACAATGGCATCAGCAGCTTTACCGGGCGACCGGAATACACAGCTGCCATTGGCAGCAACCTGCCTGCCGGAACTTATTACTATGCCAGCCGCTTCCAACTGCCTGACCAGCCATTTATCTATGGCGGATGGTCGGCCGATGGCGGAGGCTTCTGGGATGGCACTACCAACATCAGTGGTGTACTCACCATCAGCACCCCTCCACCGCCGGGCATCACCTTTGCCAACCTGCAATGGCCGCCCAGTGCGTCCATCCCGGTCGGCGGCAGCGTGACGGTTTATGCCCAGGTGCAAGCCACAGGGGTCAACCTGGGCACCTCAGGCTATGAGGGCCTCTCGGCCTGGATAGGCTATGGTGCTCCGGGTACGGCACCTTCCACCTGGACCAACTGGATACCGGCTTCGTACAACGGCATCTCGGGCTTTACCGGCAGGCCGGAATATACTGCCTCGATCGGCAGCGAACTGCCCGAAGGCCTCTATGACTACGCCTCGCGCTTCCTCATCGGCGGCCGCAATTTTGTCTATGGCGGTTTCTCGGCTTCCGGCGGAGGATTCTGGGATGGCAGCACCAATGTCTCCGGGGTACTCACCGTAAACGGTACGCCTCCGGTACCTTCCATCGGATGGGCCAACCTGCAGGGACCGGCCTCGGGAACCATCACCCCGGGTCAGAACTTCTCGGTCTTTGGCCAGGTGTGGATAGAAAACACCACCGGCTCAGGCAACCCGACCCCCGGACTGCAAGCCTGGGTGGGCTATGCTTCCGAAAATACCAACCCCAACACCTGGACCAACTGGGTTCCGGCTACCTACGACGGTGCCGTGGGCAACAACGACCGCTTTGTGGCGGAGATTGGTTCGCTAATCAATAATGAGGGCACGTACTACTACGCCACACGTTACCAATACCTTGACCAGCCATTTGTCTATGGCGGACTCAACGGGCCTTGGGATGCCGGCAGCAGTCCTTCGGGTGTGCTGACGGTCACCACCACCCCGCCCGATCCGGAGATCACATTCGCCAACCTGCAATGGCCGCCCAGCGCCTCCATCCCTGTTGGCGGCAGTGTGACGGTCTATGCACAGGTGGAGGCCACGGGCGTGAATTTAGGCACCTCGGGCTACGAGGGCCTCTCGGCCTGGATCGGCTATGGCGCTCCGGGTACGGCGCCTTCCACCTGGACCAACTGGATACCAGCTTCGTACAACGGCATCTCGGGCTTTACCGGGCGTCCGGAATATACCGCCTCCATCGGCAATGACCTGCCCGAAGGCCTCTATGACTACGCCTCGCGCTTCCTCATCGGTGGACGCAGCTTCGTCTATGGTGGTTTCTCCAACGATGGTGGTGGCTTCTGGGATGGCACCACCAATGTCTCCGGGGTACTCACCGTTAGCGGTACGCCTCCGGTGCCTTCCATCGGATGGGCCAACCTGCAGGGACCGGCCTCGGGTACCATCACCCCGGGTCAGAACTTCTCCGTCTTTGGCCAGGTGTGGATAGAAAATACCACCGGCTCAGGCAACCCGACCCCCGGACTGCAAGCCTGGGTGGGCTATGCTTCCGAAAATACCAACCCCAACACCTGGACCAACTGGGTTCCGGCTACCTACGACGGTGCCGTGGGCAACAACGACCGCTTTGTGGCGGAGATTGGTTCGCTAATCAATAATGAGGGCACGTACTACTACGCCACACGTTACCAATACCTTGACCAGCCCTTTGTCTATGGCGGACTCAACGGGCCGTGGGATGCCAACAGCAGTCCTTCGGGTGTGCTGACGGTCACCACCACCCCGCCCGATCCGGAGATCACCTTTGCCAACCTGCAATGGCCGCCCAGCGCGTCCATCCCGGTCGGCGGCAGCGTGACGGTTTATGCCCAGGTACAAGCCACAGGGGTGAATCTCGGCACCTCGGGCTATGAGGGCCTCTCGGCCTGGATAGGCTATGGCGCTCCGGGTACGGCGCCTTCCACCTGGACCAACTGGATACCAGCCTCGTACAACGGCATCTCGGGCTTTACCGGCAGGCCGGAATATACTGCCTCCATCGGCAGCGACCTGCCCGAAGGCCTCTATGACTACGCCTCTCGCTTCCTCATCGGCGGCCGCAATTTTGTCTATGGCGGTTTCTCGGCTTCCGGCGGTGGATTCTGGGATGGCAGCACCAATGTCTCCGGGGTACTCACCGTGGGTGGCACGCCTCCGGTGCCTTCCATCGGATGGGCCAACCTGCAGGGACCGGCCTCGGGTACCATCACCCCGGGTCAGAACTTCTCGGTCTTTGGCCAGGTATGGGTAGAAAACACAACCGGCACTGGTAACCCGACGCCCGGACTGCAAGCCTGGGTGGGCTATGCTTCCGAAAATACCAACCCCAACACCTGGACCAACTGGGTTCCGGCTACCTACGACGGTGCCGTGGGCAACAACGACCGCTTTGTGGCGGAGATTGGTTCGCTCATTACCTCGGTTGGAACTTATTATTACGCCACACGTTACCAATACCTTGACCAGCCCTTTGTCTATGGCGGACTCAACGGGCCGTGGGATGCCGGCAGCAGTCCTTCGGGTGTGCTGACCGTCACCACCACCCCGCCCGATCCGGAGATTACCTTCGCCAACCTGCAATGGCCGCCCAGCGCCTCCATCCCTGTTGGCGGCAGCGTGACGGTCTATGCCCAGCTGGAAGCCACGGGCGTAAACCTTAGTACCTCAGGCTATGAGGGCCTCTCGGCCTGGATTGGCTATGGCGCTCCGGGTACGGCGCCTTCCACCTGGACCAACTGGATACCAGCTTCCTACAACGGCATCTCGGGCTTTACCGGCAGGCCGGAATATACTGCCTCCATCGGCAGCGAACTGCCCGAAGGCCTGTACGACTACGCCTCGCGCTTCCTCATCGGTGGACGCAGCTTCGTCTATGGTGGTTTCTCCAACGATGGTGGTGGCTTCTGGGATGGCAGCACCAATGTCTCCGGGGTACTCACCGTAAGCGGTACGCCTCCGGTACCTTCCATCGGATGGGCCAACCTGCAGGGACCGGCCTCGGGTACCATCACCCCGGGTCAGAACTTCTCCGTCTTTGGCCAGGTGTGGATAGAAAATACCACCGGCTCAGGCAACCCGACCCCAGGACTGCAGGCCTGGGTGGGCTATGCTTCCGAAAATACCAACCCCAACACCTGGACCAACTGGGTTCCGGCTACCTACGACGGTGCCGTGGGCAACAACGAC